In a single window of the Falsirhodobacter halotolerans genome:
- a CDS encoding ABC transporter ATP-binding protein, with amino-acid sequence MMADTSADTPLVSVRDLRIGAKTDSGRDVAIIQGVSFDIAPGEIVALIGESGSGKTTIALSLMGHTRTGCAIRGGSIRVGRHDVTAMSERRRRSLRGVDVSYVPQSAAAAFNPSKRIMDQVVEVTAIHKLMPRAEAEAKARELFRALALPDPDTIGARFPHQVSGGQLQRLSAAMALISDPQLVIFDEPTTALDVTTQIEVLRAFRAVMDRASMAGVYVSHDLAVVAQIADRIIVLKGGEIQEEGTTEQILNAPTHPYTRQLLDAFEPARHQAVAPRAAASPILTVEGLAAGYGLIRDGTPQIRILDNVGFTLERGRNLGVIGESGSGKSTLARAIAGILPAYRGKVRLDGADLPADLRQRSKDQLRRMQIVFQLADTALNPAQPIETILGRPLTFYHGLRGAARDRRVIELLEMVHLPANLRFRLPAELSGGQKQRINLARALAAEPDLILCDEITSALDTVVGAAIFDLLKELQRELNLSYMFISHDLSTVEAICDDVLVMLKGEVVEALPAADMAAKARHPYSRLLISSIPQLDPNWLRRLEQDPELVAQFARR; translated from the coding sequence ATGATGGCCGACACCTCCGCAGACACGCCCCTCGTTTCGGTTCGCGACCTGCGCATCGGGGCCAAAACCGACAGTGGGCGCGACGTGGCGATCATCCAGGGCGTCAGTTTCGACATCGCTCCCGGCGAGATCGTGGCCCTGATCGGCGAATCCGGTTCCGGCAAGACCACCATCGCGCTGTCCCTGATGGGGCACACCCGCACCGGGTGTGCCATCCGGGGGGGCAGCATCCGGGTCGGGCGGCACGACGTGACCGCCATGTCGGAACGCCGGCGACGGTCGCTGCGCGGGGTCGACGTGTCCTATGTCCCGCAATCGGCGGCGGCGGCGTTCAACCCGTCCAAGCGGATCATGGATCAGGTGGTGGAGGTCACGGCCATCCACAAGCTGATGCCGCGGGCCGAGGCCGAGGCAAAGGCCCGCGAGCTGTTCCGCGCGCTGGCGCTGCCCGATCCCGACACCATCGGCGCGCGGTTTCCGCATCAGGTGTCGGGTGGGCAGTTGCAGCGCCTGTCGGCGGCGATGGCGCTGATTTCCGACCCGCAACTGGTGATCTTCGACGAACCGACGACCGCGCTGGACGTGACCACCCAGATCGAGGTGCTGCGCGCCTTTCGCGCGGTCATGGACCGGGCGTCGATGGCGGGGGTCTATGTCAGTCACGATCTGGCCGTCGTGGCCCAGATCGCCGACCGGATCATCGTCCTCAAAGGCGGCGAGATCCAGGAGGAGGGCACGACCGAGCAGATCCTGAACGCGCCCACCCACCCTTATACCCGCCAGCTTCTGGACGCGTTCGAACCCGCGCGACATCAGGCGGTGGCGCCCCGCGCCGCGGCCAGCCCGATCCTGACGGTGGAGGGCCTTGCCGCGGGCTATGGTCTGATCCGCGACGGCACACCCCAGATCCGCATTCTGGACAATGTGGGCTTCACGCTGGAGCGTGGACGCAATCTGGGGGTCATCGGCGAATCCGGTTCGGGCAAATCGACGCTGGCGCGGGCGATCGCGGGGATCCTGCCCGCCTATCGCGGCAAGGTCCGGCTGGACGGCGCGGACCTTCCCGCCGATCTTCGCCAGCGCAGCAAGGATCAGTTGCGGCGGATGCAGATCGTGTTCCAGTTGGCCGACACCGCGCTGAACCCCGCCCAGCCGATCGAGACGATCCTGGGCCGCCCGCTGACCTTCTATCACGGGTTGCGCGGGGCGGCGCGCGATCGCCGGGTGATCGAATTGCTGGAGATGGTCCACCTGCCCGCCAACCTGCGCTTTCGCCTGCCCGCCGAACTGTCGGGCGGCCAGAAGCAGCGCATCAACCTGGCCCGCGCGCTGGCCGCCGAACCCGACCTGATCCTGTGCGACGAGATCACGTCCGCGCTCGACACCGTCGTCGGGGCCGCGATCTTCGATCTGTTGAAGGAGTTGCAGCGCGAACTGAACCTCAGCTACATGTTCATCAGCCACGACCTGTCCACGGTGGAGGCGATCTGCGACGACGTGCTGGTCATGCTCAAGGGCGAGGTGGTGGAGGCGCTGCCCGCCGCCGACATGGCCGCCAAGGCGCGCCACCCCTATTCGCGGTTGCTGATTTCCTCCATCCCGCAACTGGATCCGAACTGGCTGCGCCGTCTGGAACAGGATCCCGAACTGGTCGCGCAGTTCGCCCGCCGTTAG
- a CDS encoding Lrp/AsnC family transcriptional regulator, producing MADHKLDRIDVRILAELQRNGRITNVELADLVALSPSPCLMRVKKLQQAGYITGYTAQIDVAKLGETLTVFTEFTLKNHRQIDFARFQEALEKVDSCIECHLVSGGYDYLAKFVTAGITDYQNIVEALIDREIGIDKYFSFVVIKTPFVKSQIPLTRLFTDRP from the coding sequence ATGGCCGACCACAAGCTGGATCGCATCGATGTCAGGATTCTGGCCGAATTGCAGCGCAACGGTCGCATCACTAATGTCGAACTGGCCGATCTGGTGGCCCTGTCGCCCTCGCCCTGCCTGATGCGGGTGAAAAAGCTGCAGCAGGCGGGCTACATCACCGGCTATACCGCACAGATCGACGTGGCCAAGCTGGGCGAGACGTTGACCGTCTTCACCGAATTCACGCTGAAGAATCACCGCCAGATCGACTTTGCCCGTTTTCAGGAGGCGCTGGAAAAGGTCGACAGCTGCATCGAATGTCACCTCGTCTCGGGCGGCTACGATTATCTGGCGAAATTCGTGACGGCGGGGATCACCGATTATCAGAACATCGTGGAGGCCCTGATCGACCGCGAGATCGGGATCGACAAGTATTTCAGCTTCGTCGTCATCAAGACGCCCTTCGTGAAAAGCCAGATCCCGCTGACCCGGCTTTTCACCGACCGCCCCTAA
- a CDS encoding NAD(P)/FAD-dependent oxidoreductase — protein sequence MPAPLATISTDPDLPSHADCVVIGGGIVGVCTAYWLARAGQAVVLLEKGRVGAEQSSRNWGWCRQQNRDARELPLSTASLTLWEDIERDLGPGTGFSRCGLLYLSNSEAELDGWAAWGRFARAAGVDTRMLTGAEASERAAATGRTWRGGVWSPSDGTADPSRAAPFIAQGVEKHGGRVVQMCAARGIEMAGGRVAGVVTERGTIRTARVVVAGGAWASSFLHQMGVDFPQASIRSSILSIMPGATGLPDALHTADVSITRRGDGGHTLAISGRASVDLTPGMLRGSKQFLPMFAKRWRALRVGGTGGWRAGFETRRIWALDRETPMERMRVLDPAPAPALIRQTLTRARALLPALRDIPVQASWAGYIDSTPDGVPVIDADMGVPGLVLAAGLSGHGFGIGPGVGHLVADMVLGRAPLTETAQYRLARFDESQWGKVAKF from the coding sequence ATGCCCGCGCCGCTTGCCACGATCAGCACCGACCCGGATCTGCCGTCCCATGCCGATTGCGTCGTCATCGGCGGGGGGATCGTCGGGGTCTGCACCGCCTATTGGCTGGCGCGGGCGGGGCAGGCGGTCGTGCTTTTGGAAAAGGGGCGCGTCGGGGCCGAGCAGTCCAGCCGGAACTGGGGCTGGTGCCGACAGCAGAATCGCGACGCGCGCGAACTGCCGCTGTCCACCGCCAGCCTGACCTTGTGGGAGGATATCGAACGCGATCTGGGGCCCGGTACCGGGTTTTCTCGCTGCGGCCTCCTCTATCTCTCCAACAGCGAGGCGGAGCTGGACGGCTGGGCCGCCTGGGGTCGTTTTGCCCGCGCGGCGGGGGTGGACACGCGGATGCTGACGGGGGCGGAGGCGTCCGAACGGGCGGCCGCGACCGGGCGCACCTGGCGCGGCGGCGTCTGGTCGCCTTCGGACGGCACGGCCGATCCGTCCCGCGCGGCCCCCTTCATCGCGCAGGGGGTCGAAAAGCACGGCGGCCGCGTGGTCCAGATGTGCGCCGCGCGCGGGATCGAGATGGCGGGCGGTCGCGTCGCCGGGGTCGTCACCGAACGCGGCACGATCCGCACGGCCCGCGTGGTCGTCGCCGGCGGGGCGTGGGCGTCCAGCTTTCTGCACCAGATGGGCGTGGATTTTCCGCAAGCCTCGATCCGCAGTTCGATCCTGTCGATCATGCCGGGCGCGACAGGATTGCCCGATGCGCTGCACACCGCCGACGTGTCCATCACGCGGCGGGGGGATGGCGGGCACACGCTGGCGATCTCGGGCCGCGCCTCGGTCGATCTGACGCCGGGAATGCTGCGGGGGTCGAAGCAGTTTCTGCCGATGTTCGCCAAACGCTGGCGCGCGCTGCGCGTGGGCGGGACGGGCGGCTGGCGCGCGGGGTTCGAGACGCGGCGGATCTGGGCGCTGGACCGCGAAACACCGATGGAGCGGATGCGCGTGCTGGACCCCGCCCCCGCGCCGGCGTTGATCCGGCAGACATTGACGCGGGCGCGCGCGCTGCTGCCCGCCCTGCGCGACATCCCGGTCCAGGCCTCTTGGGCGGGGTATATCGACAGCACGCCCGACGGGGTGCCGGTCATCGACGCGGATATGGGCGTGCCGGGGCTGGTGCTGGCGGCGGGTCTGTCGGGGCACGGGTTCGGGATCGGGCCGGGGGTCGGCCATCTTGTGGCCGACATGGTGCTGGGCCGCGCGCCCCTGACCGAAACCGCGCAATACAGGCTGGCGCGGTTCGACGAAAGCCAGTGGGGCAAGGTGGCCAAGTTCTGA